TAGCTGCGCTTGAACTTTTGGACTATAGTCCATCCAAGTCCTAGCCCACCCTTAGTAGCAGTCTAAAGGCGCATGTAGATTGGTCTCGAAAAATGATCGAGATGTGATTGAGAACTCACGTGCGCTTGAACTCAGTAGAGGCCTATTCGTGCGAGCTGAAATGCTTGCGCAGTAATGTTTCGATAGTATTGATCATTGCAGTGAAGCTGCCTCCTGCAAACCGATTGAGGAATTCTAGTTGGGAGGAGACGTCAGAATACGCTGTCGCTTACGatcatttattaattttcaattagaGTTATTCTCgagatttgattttgttaaGTAGCGAACTACTACAAATATTCGTCgttaactaattttttaaatcgtagtgaaattataatttcattGCTATATTACATGCAGGTTGCTGTTTACACTCTAGCGTCTCTATTTGCTGCCGGACTGTCGTGATGTGATGGCCCTCCCACGCAATACTGGTTGCTACTGCTGTATCCTGGCGAGAATTCACTGGCGATATGGGCGAATTGTGACTCATTTTCAGACCACTCAACTAGGACTCTTAGGAGGTTAACGTCATCAGAAACTAGGTATATAATTATAAAGCGGCAATGGGCCTgaggaaaagcaaaaaaagcgggaaaaataaaattgagttTGGTCCCTGTTAAAACTTACAGTTCATTTTGACGCAAACATCTGTTCAGTTTTAGAAATGTGgttagttttgaaaaaataaattcaaaccaaaatccaattttactgttattttattaacccataaaaatttctgtttaaaACCCTACAAAAATAGTTTTTGTAAGTTCAAATTTGTACTGTTTTTCGGTggtttattaatatttaattcacTTCAATATTATTCCAAAGTATCTGAATAAACATACAATTTTCGGCTTAttataaaatgattaaaatatttaagaaataataaattaatataaaagTGAAGCGAATAAAGGTATGGAACCCATCCCCATGGCGGCGTCGCAGATTATCGTTATACATTATTGTCATTTGGCAATGCCTGACGATAGCCGTTGGCGTTCTCCACCTCCTCCCGAATCTACGTCTGGCCAGACCTGAGACGAAATACTTTACTTCACGAGCTTACTCGACAGTAACCGGCCGTTGGTATTTCTTGGTGTCATCTTTCATTCTTAACTTCAAATTCTACTATATTCTCATAGTAAGTAAAAATGAGTAGAGTTTCTAGTTTATCTATGTGTAACTATTATTTCATGTCATTGCTGCTAAATTGtaatttaagttaaaaagTATTCCGTCACCGTGTTACCCACGTGGTAACACTGCTGTGTCGTGAGGCGGGAGAAAACCGCTCCTCCTTTTTGAAGGGAGGACAATTAAAAATTGGCTTTAGTTCTTATATCCTGAGTAGTTAATGTTATAAATGGATTCATTCAACCACATGCAACATAATTtgtaatgattaaaaattctGTCTAGATAATGGAATCTGACAAAGCCGCAATTGTTGAAAACTCTGAGGAGGATattgaagaagttgaagaggaagaggaaggaTCTGATAAATTGAGCAAAGAGAAATTACAAGCGGCTGTTCTTCAGAACCCTAGGGTGATGGCTGCATTGCAGGCTCGTCTTGACAGCATGGTTGGGGACCCATCTGGATACATCAAGGtaaattttcattgttgtctGCTTTTATCTCCATACATAACCTCAATTGTCTCATGTAGAGCTTACCTGCTGCTGTCCAAAGGCGCATCAAGGCACTCAAGAATCTCCAATTAGAGACCACTAAAATTGAAgctgaatttttcaaagaagtgCATGTCCTTGAGTGCAAGTATCAAACTAAATATCAATCGTTTTTCGAAAAGGTAAAAGATTTGAATGACAAATTTTGGAATCCAATCTAAATTGCTTTTATGTAGCGAGCCAAAATCACAAGTGGAGAACTTGAACCAACTGACGAAGAATGTGTCTGGACCTTAGATGATGACAAGGAAAGTGAAGAACTTTCTGAAGACATGAAGAACAAGGTTACAATTGAAGGTGAAACTAAGGAAGAAGACATGAAAGGTGTTCCAGAGTTTTGGTTGACAATCTTCAAGAATGTTGAGCTCCTTGCTGACATGGTTCAGGATCACGATGAGCCTATCTTGAAACACCTGGTTGACATTAAAGTTCGATACAATGAGGATCCCATGGGTTTCATCCTTGATTTTCACTTCACTCCAAATGAGTACTTTGAAAACACTGTGTTGACAAAGACTTATGACATGAAGTGTATTCCAGATGAAGAGGATCCTTTCAGTTTTGAGGGACCTGAAATCCACAAATGCAAGGTATGTAATTTTACTGTTAAAACATGAATTCAAAtgttaaatgattttttaaaacagggTACTCCCATtgaatggaaaaaaggaaagaacgTTACCGTTAAAACCATtaagaagaagcaaaagcaTAAGTCCAAGGGCTCCGTACGCACAGTTTCCAAGACAGTTCAGAACGATTCGTTTTTCAACTTCTTTAGCCCACCTACTGGTATGTTACTAAGTTAATTTTCAGGCCACGTTTCAGTCGTATTTAATTGTTCTTGTGTAGTTTCTGAGGATGCTGATGAGGATGTTGATGAAGATACTCGTGCTCTCCTGACAGCCGACTTCGAAATTGGACACTACATTCGCGAGAGTATTGTCCCCCGTGCTACTCTGTATTTCACAGGTAATCTATTTAGTGTTTTTAAACGTTTCAAGTATTAATTTTCGAATCATTAGGTGATGCCTTGATGGAAGATGACtttgatgaagaagaggaggaggaggagggagatGAAGAAGGTGAGGAAGgtgaagaggaggaggaagatcCCGATTTCGATCCTCGTAAACAAGCTAAAGCTGTCCGAGGACAAAAAGGACAGGCGAATCCGGCGGAATGTAAGCAACAGTGAGGACGATTGGCATCCTGAAGAGttggttattcatttttataacttATCTTCAATGTTAACCTAATGTGTATTTCCTTCCCCTGAAATTACAAAGCAGTTCCTCATTACTGTTCTTTAATCTAATAAAAACCTgtctaattaaaatatctgTGTTGTctatatttactttttattaaacaaattaGTTTTGATCGgttattaaatcaattaatgctagaatatttaaaaatgaagatgaTGGTTGtacataataaaaagaaagctgTCGttcgaaatttaaatttttttcagtatttaCAAATCCACTCACAATCACTCACCTAAACCGTAAACGATAAGCATGTATACACTTAACCTATGATTCACAATCACATccattcaaaataaaaatgtaataaaaaaataagaatatgtTCAGTTCAACAGTTTATTAATCTTTATAATTTTATGAATGTATACGGATTTTCCACGCTCCTGTAGTATACCTGAACCAGATTAGAAGTAAATCACGGCCCATTTGTAACCAACTCCATACAGGGACAATTTTGgaaccttaaaaaaattattaaaccAGGAACGATGTCAATCACGTGTATCaattgaaaagacaaaaaaatcattataccctcaatttccatccatctaACCGAAACTTCGCCTGTTGGAATGTTCAAATACTCTGCTATGTAGATAAGTTCGACATCGAAAGccctataaaaaaattaatactaACAGTTAaatctaaacaaacaaacaaaatagggGAAATAAACCCCATCATGTGGTTATTTACCATCGCTCAATATGAAGATTCGGAAAGCATAACTTGGCAGTCGGTCTCGTAAGGAGTTTAAAACCACATTGGGTATCTCGAATTGATCGAGCGGCAAACAGCCACACGAGAAGATGAAATCCTTTCATTAAGAGTGTTCTAAAGAGGGAACGAGAAGCTAtagcttctttttctaaatGGGCCCGAGAACCACAGACAAGACCTAATGCTGCATCCCTGGTTTGACCTATATAATTTACAAGTTTTATAAAAGTGCAATCAttcaaacttctttttaaaCAACCTTTAATGAGTTGTTGTAAATTTTCTTGAAGCTTAGAAATGTCTTCAAATGTTGTTGCTCCATCAGCATCAGCAAAAAGCAACTGTTTTCCCCTAGAACTAAGCATTCCCTGGAAATATAATGTGTTAATTATCAACTTGGATTTATCAAAAATTGCATAGGAAATAATTACCAAACGCACTGCACCACCTTTCCCTCTGTTGTTGGACAGAGTCAGCACTCTAACTTTATCAGTACCATATTTTTCTGAATAACCAAGGCCAATTTGTGTGGTTTTGTCAGTACTTCCATCATCCACAATGATCACTTCAAATGTATTTTCTGGGTtggttttcagtttttcttccaGGTAGTGAAGGCATTCCTCCAACATAGCAGgtactgtttaaaaaatgaattatgaCACTGTGTTCGAAtactcttttaaaaattctacatCGTTTCTCTTCATTGTAGGCTGGTACAATTACTGAAAGCAGTACAGTTGGTTCATCCTCAATTGAAGGAAAGGGCTCTTTTTCACCAGATTTTGgattcaaataaaacttttcttctttgaaccTAACAACCTTAGCATATGTAACAGATGTTATGTATATGAAGAGAAGTGCCTGTGAAGAACCAAAGAATTGTTACTCTACTCATATGtgctttatttattatttaatatacTGACCATCAAAATCgcgcacacaacaacaaaggccaacacaaaaagaagcaTCATATTTGGTATATTCTAGATTTCTGTTGATGACTAAACTCTGCTAAGAGAAACGTGATTCACCggtaaatgaaaaagaatctcGAATTATCTTTCACAACAGGTTCATAATAAAGACCTGATGTGCTAGAGGAAACGTATCCGATTTATTGCCGCAAGCAAGTGACACGTCGCTGGCGGCGGTTTCCTAGCAACGAAACAAATGACGGTAGACCAGCGGAATTTTGACAGAATGGAATGACTAAACAGACAGTCTGTTCCTAAAAGAAGCAACTAAATctaatttgatatttttttatagtgTTGTTTGATTCCACGatgacttttaaaattttagctACCTAGCTATATCATGGGTCAATACAATACAAGAAACAAATTGGAAGAAGGACTCAAATCTAATggtaataaatattattttgttgttattgtatTTTATGCCTGACTGTATTATTGGCTGAACATCATATTAGATCCAATTAGAGATCTCCCCCTAGAACTCAGTCTTGCTGTGCTCTCTCATTTGGATGCAACAGATTTGTGCCTTGCAGGCTGTGTTTGGAATGACTTGGCCCACGATGAAATGTTGTGGATGGGGTAACATCAAACTTcctgaacttttttctttgcctttatGTATTTCTGTTAAATTACTTTACAGGCTGTGCAAAAATTGGGGTTACCACCAATCACCAAAGAAAATACAATCATACCGAAAACTATATCTTACTCTTGATGAAGGGTGTTTGACATTTTGTGCAGATGCagaaaaggttttttattttttttagttcatttcaaattttccttttatttatacTCACCATACATTCACCTCCTTTCGGTGTGTACCTAAATACTTACCAAAACTGTACCATACTTTTCAACATTTAGGGAATGGAGTACTTTTTCAATAATGGATTAATAAAGGATGACCCTAAAGATATTGCAAATTTCTTTCACTGCACAAATAAACTTAGTTCTCAACAAATGTCTCATTATCTAGACAAAAGGTAAACTCCAAGCTTTCATTTGCTATTCTAAAAGGATTGGAGTCTTTAAGATTTCtctgttttgtattttttttaggggaGATGTACTTGATCATTTAATTGGTTTACAAAACTTCAAAGGCGAATCTCTGCCGAATGCTCTTCGTACTGTTCTTTCCCGAACATTGGCGGGAGATAATCATGGAAATTATTTACACGTTCTTCTTGACAAATTTTCCCGTCGTTTTTTTGAATGCAatccaaatttgaatttgacacCGGGTACGAACTATTTATACTTGAAGTAAGATAACGCTTCTTTACTTGCTTTTTTGTCGTTAATTTTTTCAGACACCATCTATATCGTCAGTTTTTCCTTGATAATTCTTTCCGTGGATCTTTCCAGCCctcacataaaaaataaaatgtcaaagCGCGAATTTATTCGGAACGTGCGAAGAGCAGTTGGTCACAGGATAGACGACGATTGGTGTGGACATTTATACGATGacgtaaatttaaatattctatctgcaaaaaagtttttattcttccatATTCACAGTTGTTTGTTAAATTAGGTTTATCTGTCTGGACACATTGCATCGAGTAGAGGGCGATGCAAACAATATTTGCCGAACAGAACACCACTGAACTACGTGAATGCAGGATAGCAAGTAGGGTAGTAGTTACCATTACGCTAGTAATCCCAACGTAATATCTATTTAAATAACACgttgtaaaaaatttaatacagatcattatagaagaaaataaacaatcattttattcaaatcagaTGAAAGCCTCAACTAAAAATGTCTTCACAAATGCAAAGGCATATTTGGCCAAGGCTTAGGTTGCTTTCTATCACAGTTCCTATTGAAATTTAGCTGTACAGCTGTTTCCATGGCTTGAATTCGTGGAGCATCAGCAccatataaatgaaaataatcagATTCATGatgtttttcatctaaaacATTTGTTGAGGTGTTATTTTGTGAATCTGAAGCAACCCTTTCTATGGGGATCTCATCCACATTTATGTATTTCACTTCTTGTGTGGTATTGGTTTCATCTTGGGTTCCAACAAAAGTGgtaacatgtaaaaaaatatatttcatttttattacttatcaTCTCTTGAATTTCACACAATTTATACAACATtacctctttctttcttgtgtttcattgattttttcagAAATTCAAGCATGTCCCCTgtaatttccatttcaaattcttcattttgagGAACCTTTCTTTCATTTACTTTAGAAAGTGATGGTAGACTTGCAGATTCATCTTGAGTTAAAATGGGTTGGGTTTCAACCTTTACAATCATAGATTCagtattaatttaattgcaaTCAAAGTTATTTTATACAAATCACTTATTTACTTGTAATTGATGTTGCATAAGCCAGTGCAAAAATGAATTCTCATAATTCATAGAAACCATTTTAGATCTATAATAACTAATTTGATGTTTAGAATACCATGACAGTCCATGTCTATAATTCTTCCAATAGTGATTAAATCTTGGATCCTGGGTCCAGTCTTTTGCCATTTCAGCTTATAGCAGTCAGTACTGATGATtgaatatttcctttttaattactttactTACAAGATAAGCGTTAAAAAAGTTCGTTAAATCTTCAATAACTGAAGGAACAattcaaaaacttaaaatttgtttacagAATAAGCGACTGGGGAATACGTAGTCTGctagttgttgttggagagTCAAGTGGGTGTGGTGAAATAgtaagctcctcccccttaGAATGCGTGATTGCCTAAGAAATTAAtgtatttaaatgtttctCTTATAAACTGATTTGTTTGGAGTAAATCGAAACAATCTATGCACAAGAGATCAGCATAAAAATCAGAGTTTGAAATTTCCTCCCATAAGGCAGTTCGTCAATGTTTTCGATCCTTTTTGTATATTGACGTACAGATCGGTACAGATAATagatttttcttcactttctaCATTTACTAgcatttaaatcatttttttttcattaagaaTCTGAGATTTCCTCTGACTTACATTCGTACACTGAAGCTGAGTAGCGTAGAATTCTAGATTTTATgccaaaattccaaatttcatGCCCAAATACAAATGTGAGCTACAGGAATTTTATGTAGCGGAATGTTCAGTGCCGAACTACctgatttgtaaaataattcaaaacatttgtttGGTCGCGCGATAGATGGCCTTAAAGCCCgacaatacaaaaaatttaacatcATTTTGTTGTAATTAACTTATACCAATGACATTCAGCCTTTGTTAAACAGAATCGGTATTCGTGTTTACCTTTCAAATTAAGAATAACGTAATAAGGCTGTCGTCGCAAAATTAAGCGCAAAATTTCATCGAGTATTTCCAATGACAAGGTGAAACATAGGGAGAACCGTGCCAAAATTTTTCCCAAGATattcacattttctttcaaaacgcTGCTATTTCAATTTACTTCCATCTATTATTTCGTTGCTTTGGAATTTTATCTATCCTTAATCTGTCTGAAAGTTAATTTGGCAAATTAATCGGATGTTCTTTCTAATTAGTAACTCCAGTTTTCCTTAAATAGCTATGGTCAAGCGCACAAATCAATGAGGAAAAGCTGTGCTTACgttgtcattttaaaataccTTCTTTTAAATCGTTTTTAAAATACCTTAACCATCCAAActcacttttaaaaaacataaatttgcTTTCAAACATTTATTCCTATTACTACAATTCCGGAAACGCTTAtcctattattattgtttgttttttctcttctaggAATGtttagaaatagaaacaaaccTCAGGAGTCTTATTCAATaatatctaaaacaaaaatggcatgAAAAGATGTATACAGTGAGTGAACTGACAGCcactaaattttaatttatttagcaAGAATTATAGCTGAAGAAATTGATCAACCCAAcatcatttcaatttccagACTTGTAACCCAATGTAAGTCTAAATCAGAAAATGCACGGATTGATGTGCATGGGAGCATCTGTAGCGTGGCGTGCTCGTGGAAGAGGGGCAAATCACACGATATTCTTCGTACATGAACGTGTGTGTAGTGCCGTATAGATGAACTAAATCGTCAGTGGGAAGATTTTCCAAGTGTTGGAGTGCCCGAGGCTTTGCTCCCTTAAGGAACTGGCTGCTGCTATATAGTTGGCTTGGCTTTTgtataaatgtgtgtgtacatcgTTTCGGTTGTTccattggattttttctttctttttcctcaagAGTAACCCAGAACTTGGCctcactactttttttttttcgtctatgCGAGTGCGGCGGAACTCATTAAAAACGAATCATCCATCTCCTCATCTGCTCGTACACACATAAAGGCCGTCTGGATAGCCTACAGCGAGCTGATTCTCTCGGCCCGGAAAAAATCTAGTCTGTCAATTGCAACTGATTTTTTGTGACGACCTAGTCGTCAAGAAATGAGAGCTTATATACTACAAACGGCAAGATAATTTTCAACCAAGAACAAAGCGATGGCAGTGGAAGGTGAGCATGCATTAGGTTCCTTGGCCTTGGTTGTCGCAAGACAGCGTCGAAGTTTTTAACACTAAACCACAGCAGCGTGAATTTGTTCATGTAAGCGAAGCGGATGAATAGTATATACAGCCAAGAAGtcgaaaatataaaagacgAAACATCACAGACGcttgtagaagaagaagaagaagaagggaggcTGGCAAAGATATTGCAACGCCGCCGCTGCGATGGGTAGGAAGATGGAGGaatcgaatgaaaaagaagaagaagaagaagaaaagacgaaacATTCCTTACCTCTTCGTATTATACCTGACCACCTTCTTTCCgaccctctttttttcttctctctctgttgcACCTCCCCCCATTTCGACCCCTCTGGCCATCGGCCTTACCTGTTGCTACCCGTCTACTGCCTTTTTATAAATACATTCTCTCCcgtctctttcttttatattcttcttcttcttcttcttctcattccTTTTCTCTACTATTCCTACTTTTCTGCTGTTTTGGAACTCTCAACTTTATGTTGCCTCTGAGAGTTTTCCGTGGCCAATGCCGCGCCGCCGCTTTGGACTGATGGCTAGAGGGTGGTAAGaatggaggaggaaaaagaatcgGGGCCCTCTCTGACCAAAGACCTTCAGTACACGTTGGGACCTTCactcgagtgtgtgtgtgtgaatgtgCTTCctgtagtttttcttttctttctttggccaAACCACTTGACTTCAACTATTGGATATTGCGAATCTGTGGATCAATTTGGATATAACTAAATcaacactttttaaaaaagagaacaaaagaTTTCATGAGAATTTAAAGCATGGAATCTTTAGTGATGGACGCGCATTGTGGCTGCCCATCTTTTGTTAGCCTCTAAAATTCCGTAAATCGCCTtcaggagaagagaaaagaacctGGACGTTGTGATCAGTGATCATGTTTTGGCATTCTACATCAAAGTTTACTGACCGGTTGCTGGTCAGCTGTTAAGAAAAAAGTGCAcgtttatttttcgtttttgtgtgttgtttgtgtgtgtgtgtacaatttgttgttttaaacgATCGCAACGTACAATGATTTCCTAAAAAATAGCCAGGGATGCCAGCATTCTGCAGTTTCTTAAAACTGCCTGATTGGACCACGAGTCGTACGGAAAACGAACCAAGAATGGCGGGCGAATGTTGCCGTAGCCGCCATTTAGTGAAACCCTGGCCTCTCAAAGTCTTGGCGGTCAGTACAGTGTCGAAAACCACCACTCCTTCCAGGCAACCTCACCGGACTGAGAAACGACCTGGGCGGTGTTGTGCTACGCCGCCGCACAGCAGTAGTTGGGGTTTGCTGCTGTTTCTAATTGCCGCCAGTTTAACAACAGTCGCCCGTTGCGAATACATTCGCGAATTCGAAATCTCGGAAGGTGTATCTCTGGGAACGACAATCGGCTTGATCGGTGAGAGCAATCCAGGTGTGCCACGACCCCCACCGCCTCCCTATCTGATTGTGCCAGTGCCGGGCAGCGCTGTCGATTCCGATTTGAACATTGAGCAGTCGACGGGCGAAATCCGAACCAAAGTCGTCCTGGACCGGGAACTGCGCTCGTCCTACTCGCTGGTGGCGATCCCGCTGAGTGGCGAGAACATCCGCGTCCTGGTGACGGTCAaggatgaaaacgacaacgCGCCAACGTTTCCCAATCCTTTGCTGCAGATTGAATTCCCGGAGAACACGCCTCGCGACGTCAAGCGAACGCTGCCACCGGCCAGGGACCTGGATTTGGATATATTCAACACGCAGCGCTACAACATCATTTCGGGCAACACCAACAACGCCTTTAGGCTGTCGTCGCATCGGGAGCGCGACGGGGTTCTCTATTTGGACCTGCAGATCAACGGCTTTTTGGACCGTGAGACGACGGCATTCTACAGTCTGGTGATCGAAGCCCTCGATGGCGGCAATCCACCGCTGCGTGGCTTTATGACCGTCAACATCACCATCCAGGATGTCAACGACAACCAGCCCATTTTCAATCAGAGTCGCTACTTTGCTTCGGTGGCCGAAAACGCCACCATCGGCACCAGCGTCCTCCAGGTCTTCGCCACCGACACGGACGCCGGCGAAAATGGACGCATCACCTACTCCATCAACCGGCGTCAGAGCGATCGCGA
This DNA window, taken from Daphnia pulex isolate KAP4 chromosome 2, ASM2113471v1, encodes the following:
- the LOC124208162 gene encoding F-box only protein 8-like — its product is MGQYNTRNKLEEGLKSNDPIRDLPLELSLAVLSHLDATDLCLAGCVWNDLAHDEMLWMGLCKNWGYHQSPKKIQSYRKLYLTLDEGCLTFCADAEKGMEYFFNNGLIKDDPKDIANFFHCTNKLSSQQMSHYLDKRGDVLDHLIGLQNFKGESLPNALRTVLSRTLAGDNHGNYLHVLLDKFSRRFFECNPNLNLTPDTIYIVSFSLIILSVDLSSPHIKNKMSKREFIRNVRRAVGHRIDDDWCGHLYDDVYLSGHIASSRGRCKQYLPNRTPLNYVNAG
- the LOC124208159 gene encoding dolichyl-phosphate beta-glucosyltransferase-like; protein product: MMLLFVLAFVVVCAILMALLFIYITSVTYAKVVRFKEEKFYLNPKSGEKEPFPSIEDEPTVLLSVIVPAYNEEKRLPAMLEECLHYLEEKLKTNPENTFEVIIVDDGSTDKTTQIGLGYSEKYGTDKVRVLTLSNNRGKGGAVRLGMLSSRGKQLLFADADGATTFEDISKLQENLQQLIKGQTRDAALGLVCGSRAHLEKEAIASRSLFRTLLMKGFHLLVWLFAARSIRDTQCGFKLLTRPTAKLCFPNLHIERWAFDVELIYIAEYLNIPTGEVSVRWMEIEGSKIVPVWSWLQMGRDLLLIWFRYTTGAWKIRIHS
- the LOC124208169 gene encoding gem-associated protein 8-like gives rise to the protein MAKDWTQDPRFNHYWKNYRHGLSWYSKHQISYYRSKMVSMNYENSFLHWLMQHQLQVETQPILTQDESASLPSLSKVNERKVPQNEEFEMEITGDMLEFLKKSMKHKKERDETNTTQEVKYINVDEIPIERVASDSQNNTSTNVLDEKHHESDYFHLYGADAPRIQAMETAVQLNFNRNCDRKQPKPWPNMPLHL
- the LOC124208154 gene encoding nucleosome assembly protein 1-like 1-B; this translates as MESDKAAIVENSEEDIEEVEEEEEGSDKLSKEKLQAAVLQNPRVMAALQARLDSMVGDPSGYIKSLPAAVQRRIKALKNLQLETTKIEAEFFKEVHVLECKYQTKYQSFFEKRAKITSGELEPTDEECVWTLDDDKESEELSEDMKNKVTIEGETKEEDMKGVPEFWLTIFKNVELLADMVQDHDEPILKHLVDIKVRYNEDPMGFILDFHFTPNEYFENTVLTKTYDMKCIPDEEDPFSFEGPEIHKCKGTPIEWKKGKNVTVKTIKKKQKHKSKGSVRTVSKTVQNDSFFNFFSPPTVSEDADEDVDEDTRALLTADFEIGHYIRESIVPRATLYFTGDALMEDDFDEEEEEEEGDEEGEEGEEEEEDPDFDPRKQAKAVRGQKGQANPAECKQQ